Part of the Sulfurimonas denitrificans DSM 1251 genome is shown below.
GATTTGACCACTTCCGCCACCGATTCTCTCATTGATTACTGGTGCTGAATAAACTTTACCATCAAGAACAACAGCCAAACGTTTTCCAACACTCTTTGCAGTAAAATCTCCAAATATTTGAGCACCCTCTGCATTTAACTTAAAAGTTATAAGAGGACGATTATTTTGATCAAAACCAACGTTTGCATCTGTAAGCATTCCACCATCAAGAATTGGAATTTCACGAACAAGATATTTCATATGTGGATTTGTTACATCCTCTAAAATAACATCTCCATAAGAGACAGCATCGCTATTGCTCATGCTATTTACTCTTGCATTTCTATCTTCATCAACTGCCATAAGCTCTAACTTTGCTGAACGAGAGATAAGCTCACGAGCACGTTGTTCATCCTCTGCGGTTTTAATGCCTGCTAATTGAACAAGTATCTTCTCCTCACCTTGACGTGCAACGATTGGCTCTGTTAATCCAAACTGATCTAGTCTGTTTCTTATTGTCTCTATTGCTTGAGAAATTGCTTGTTCTTCTGTTCTAGCAATCTCCTCAGGAGTTAGAGTCAAAGAGATGCTCTCTCCAGTAGCAACAACAACTGCACCTTTTATCTCATGCAAAAAAGATTTGATTTTCTTTAAGTCATCTTTATCAAGAAGTAAAAACGAAATACTACTCTCATCAAAAGAGAGAGAATCTATAAGAATCTCCTCTTTTTCGCTATAGTATTTAACACTAGCTGCAATTGATTTTATGCGAGATTTCACAGCTTCCTCGGTTTTTACACCAAGAAGCATATGCAGACCGCCTTGAAGGTCGAGTCCTAATGTTATTTTTTTACCATCTTGTGTTTGAAGGATTGATGGAAGAGAGAAAAAAAGACCAAAAACTATTGCAAAAGCAAATATTACTATGCGATAATTAAGCTTCATCCTCGAACTTTCTAATCACAGAATCTTTTGTTATTTTTACAACGCTATCTTCATTTATCTTTACACTTAAGAATAACTCTTCAACTTTATAAACAACAACTATAAGCCCTCCAGCGGTAATTACCTTATCGCCTTTTTTAAGCGCTACTATCATCTCTTGACGTGCTTTTGACTCTTTTTGTTGCGGGCGGATAATCACAAAATACATGATTGCGATTAAAAATACAAACGGTAATAATTGACTTAATATTTCCATAAATGGGGTCTTCCTTTGAATAAATTGCGACGATTATACAAAAATTACATTAACAAAAGAGACAATACTGCTATAATTTGCGCCAAAAATATAATAGAGAAGATATGACACAAAAGATACAAACACTAAAAAATAGATACAATCATAAGTTATTTGATTTATATCTTGGAGTTATAACTGCCCTTTTATTTAGTGCATTTCTATACTTAGAACACTTTGAAATTACTCTTAAATTTTTAAATACAATCTTTGGACTCTGTGCTATTGCACTTTTGTTATATATCCCAAAAAGAGCTGTTTTAGTTGCTGGTTTTTTTATAGGTCTTTTGTGGTTTTACTGGATTGGATACAGTTTCAAATACAACGGTGTTGGCTATTTAACACCACTTATTACATTTGCTTTTGCAATTATTTATATGCTTTTTTTTGGTATTTTAGCACTTACTAAGAGTGTAGCCATTAGAGCAATTTTACTATTTTCTCTTACTTTTTTTGAACCGATGGGTTTTAACTGGCTGCAGTTAGAAGTTCTTTTTGTAGATAGCTATATTGGTATTTATAAGTACCAGTTTGCAACTATTCTCATATCTTTTACTTTAGTAGAGTATATTAAAAAACCTTACAAATATGCACCTCTTTTGCTTCTATTTTTTGCCATAAACTTTAGCCAAGAAGTGCAGCTAGATGCTCCATTGAAGATAAAAATGGTTGCAACTGATATAAAGCAGGGTGAAAAATGGAAGAGAGAAAATATAGGTTCAACAATTAGATTAATATACAGTGAGATAGAAAAAGCTAAAGATGAAGGGTATGAGTTAGTCGTTCTTCCTGAGTCTGTTTTTCCTTTTTACATGAACAAATCACCTTTAGTTTTAGAGAGGCTAAAAGAGCTCTCTTATGATATCTCTATCGTTGCTGGGGCACTTCTTAAAGAAGATGAACATCACTACAACGTAACATATATGTTTGAAGATGGCAACTTTAGCATTGCTAAGAAGATGATACTTGTTCCATTTGGCGAGTATATACCGCTTCCAGAATTTATAAAAGGTTTTATAAATGAGTTCTTTTTTGCAGGAGCAAGCGATTTTAAAACAGCCCCAGCACCTACTGACTTTGTTATAAAAGGTGTAAAGTTTAGAAATGCCATCTGTTATGAAGCCACAAGATCAGAGATATTTGAGGGTGATGTAAAGTTTGTCTTAGCAACTAGCAACAACGCTTGGTTTTACCCATCAATTGAGCCTACTCTTCAAAAACTTTTGATGCGTTTTTATGCAAGAAAAAATGGTGCAACCATCTACCACTCAGCAAACTACAAAGGTAGTGGAGTTATAAAATAAAATTTTAATAACTCCTTTAAAAATGCGTTGTAATAACAGAGTAACGATTATTTGATATAATGAGAAAAAATAATTATATGGAGTTTTTCTCTCAATGATAAATCT
Proteins encoded:
- the yajC gene encoding preprotein translocase subunit YajC — protein: MEILSQLLPFVFLIAIMYFVIIRPQQKESKARQEMIVALKKGDKVITAGGLIVVVYKVEELFLSVKINEDSVVKITKDSVIRKFEDEA
- the secD gene encoding protein translocase subunit SecD; the protein is MKLNYRIVIFAFAIVFGLFFSLPSILQTQDGKKITLGLDLQGGLHMLLGVKTEEAVKSRIKSIAASVKYYSEKEEILIDSLSFDESSISFLLLDKDDLKKIKSFLHEIKGAVVVATGESISLTLTPEEIARTEEQAISQAIETIRNRLDQFGLTEPIVARQGEEKILVQLAGIKTAEDEQRARELISRSAKLELMAVDEDRNARVNSMSNSDAVSYGDVILEDVTNPHMKYLVREIPILDGGMLTDANVGFDQNNRPLITFKLNAEGAQIFGDFTAKSVGKRLAVVLDGKVYSAPVINERIGGGSGQISGNYTVMEAKDLSIALRSGSLLAPIYLMEKRSVGPSLGADSIKASMIALIGGFALVIGFMVVYYRMAGIISNIALIVNILIILSVMSLFGATLTLPGMAGIVLTVGMAVDANVIINERIRELLHQGYSIQKAIEEGYANAMRAILDANITTLIAAVVLYAYGTGAIKGFAVTISIGILASMLTAILGTHGIYEMLQNRIQKSKNNLFWFGIKG
- a CDS encoding apolipoprotein N-acyltransferase; protein product: MTQKIQTLKNRYNHKLFDLYLGVITALLFSAFLYLEHFEITLKFLNTIFGLCAIALLLYIPKRAVLVAGFFIGLLWFYWIGYSFKYNGVGYLTPLITFAFAIIYMLFFGILALTKSVAIRAILLFSLTFFEPMGFNWLQLEVLFVDSYIGIYKYQFATILISFTLVEYIKKPYKYAPLLLLFFAINFSQEVQLDAPLKIKMVATDIKQGEKWKRENIGSTIRLIYSEIEKAKDEGYELVVLPESVFPFYMNKSPLVLERLKELSYDISIVAGALLKEDEHHYNVTYMFEDGNFSIAKKMILVPFGEYIPLPEFIKGFINEFFFAGASDFKTAPAPTDFVIKGVKFRNAICYEATRSEIFEGDVKFVLATSNNAWFYPSIEPTLQKLLMRFYARKNGATIYHSANYKGSGVIK